In the Bacteroidia bacterium genome, AAAATACTCTGCACGATTTTTTATATGATGATATGTATTGACCAAGAAAACGATATCCACTTCATTTTCTGCGAGCATAGGACTGTCATGAGAAGATGTCCGTAGTTCAATGTTAGAAATTTCAGCCTGTTTTATACGCTGACTAAGTAATTTTTGCAATGCTGTATCTATATCTATGGCTATAACTTTTGAGCATTTTTGTGCAAGGCGCATAGAGAAATACCCCGAACCCGCTCCTATATCTGCAATAGTTTTACCTTCAAGATTACCTAAATACTCTATTACCTTGTCAGGTTTTTGATATGTATCTCTATTCGGAGATTCAAGATTTTGAATTGAAAAACTAGTGGGGCTGCTTTTGTCAGAATGGCGGAATTTATGTTTGGTCTTTTGTGCATATACGAAGATTGAAATACTCATAAGGTATAAGGATAGCAAGGTTTTAAGGTTTTTGTTCATATCTTACGGCAAACTTAAATAATTGAAATTAAATTTGATATGATAAATATAGTTTTGAGTGGTGTAAAGTAGTCAAGAATCGGTAAGGTGGTTGTAGTAGTTTATTGCGTGAGGCATGCGGAGGGTGGGCGTTAGCCCAGTGCGTAGCGAAGCGCAGCACCGAAGCGATAGCGTAGCCCGAAGCACGCCGACCTTGCCCATACAAGCGCAGCGAAGTATGGGCAAGGGCACGCCCAAAAAATTAAAAAATAAAACTAACTATAAAAAAACAAACCACTATGCTTCTAACTCTTTCACAAGCCGCAAAAATTCATTAAGCTACCTGAATTTGAACTATTTCAACTTCAATAACACTACTGCTAAAATACAGCAAAATAAAGTTACCACCCAAAACCGAAAAACAATTTTAGGTTCAGGTATTCCTGCCTTCTCATAGTGATGATGTAAAGGAGACATTCTAAAAACTCTACGCCCTTCACCGTACTTTCTTTTTGTGTACTTAAAATAACTGACTTGTATCACTACCGACAAAGACTCTACAAAAAAAACTCCGCACAGCACAGGTACTAAAAGCTCTTTTTTGAGACATATTACCACAGCCGCTATACCTCCGCCCAGCGCTAAGCTGCCTGTATCACCCATAAACACTTGGGCAGGATAGCTGTTGTACCACAAAAATCCTACACAAGCTCCTACAAAAGCAGCAATATATACCACTATTTCGCCTGAATTCGGAATGTATGTAATGCCCAAGTATTTTGCCATTAAAGAATTACCCGAAACATAAGCAAAAACACCTAAGGTTGTCCCTACAATTGCTGAGGTTCCTGCGGCTAAGCCATCTATCCCATCGGTCAAATTAACTGAATTAGTAATAGCTGTTACAATAAAAATGATAATCGGAATAAAAACCACAAAAGCATATTTACGATAGTCAGGACCTATAAAACGAATCAGGTTCGCATAGTCAAATTCATTATTTTTGAGAAAGGGCGTGGTAGTAATAGTTCTAATTTCATCTTTGAAGTTAGGATTGTAGTACAAAGTTGCTCCAATGAGAAGCCCTAATCCTACTTGTCCAATTACTTTGACTTTACCTTTGATACCCCTTTTAGCGCTAATGAATCCGAAGTATTTCAAAGGCAAATTTCGTTTTTGTCTAAACTTAATGTAATCATCTAAAAATCCAATAATCCCCATAAAAAGAGTAGAGATAAGCATCATGATGATGAACGAATTTTCCAACTTTGCCCAAAGTAGAACAGGAAAAATAATGCTTACAACGATAATTATGCCGCCCATAGTAGGCGTACCTTGTTTAGATAAATGGCTTTCAGGTCCATCAGGGCGAATTATTTCACCAATTTGATACTTTTTCAAAAAAGCAATTACATATTTACCGAATATCATTGAAATAAGTACAGCAAAAATAGCTGCCATAGCCGCCCGTACAGAAATGAACTGAAATATACCTGTACCAGGCACATCCTTGACTTTATCCAACCACTTGAATAGGTAGTATAGCATTGTTACAAAAAGTTAAAAGTTGTATTTTGATTTAAGTTGGTTAATTTTATTTGTGTTTTCAGGATTTTTGTAAAATTCCATAGCGCTTTTTCTCTCCATAGCCCCATAAATTTGGGACATTAAAATGTAGTTAGAGTTCCACACGGCATTTCTGTCCTTTACTCTTGGATATGCAAAACATTTTGTCAAAAAAAAGTGAGTTTTAGGTTTTACCCAACCTGTTTCAATATAATCGCGCACATCATACGTAGCATACACGCAGGAGTCTCGTTTATCAAAGCGTTCATTGTAAATGATGAGCTCACTTTTTTCATTTATTACAGCGTAGGATATTTTTTTGCGTGTAGGTCCTTCTTCAAAAACTTCATAATCATATAAAAATCGCATTTTACCTTGTGCAAAAGTGGAAGTAGAATTCCATATTGTTATAGATGTATCTCGTTTTTCTTTGAATATCAAAGTCATATCGTCTATTTTATCACCTGTAATCCTGCTGACAATGAGCGTATCAACCTCATCTACCATTTGGTAAGGTGGAAGTTCTAATCCGCCCATATAAGTGTAGGTTTTTGCATTAAAAAGTACGGTATAGCACTTTTTTGGCGCTTGCAGGCTTTTGATTACCGCATAAATTTCTTTGAAACCATCATTTTGTAAATCTATTTCTTGGGCATACAAAATAGCGGACATCGGCGAAATAGGTACAAACTTGCTAAAATTTTCTAGCAGTCTGCTTTCGTCTATTTTGGTTTGTTTTTTAGTGTTTTTCGTGCAGCTCAATAATAAGATTGTATTTAGGATAAGGCTTGTGTATATAAGTATTTTTTTATCCATGCATGCAAAATTATACAAACTTTGAAAAAGAGAGCGCAGTCAACAAAGTAGTCAAATTTAGTCAGATTATTTTATTTTTTTGGGCGTGCCCCTTGCTGACGCAAGGGTCGGGGCATTCCGCACTGCGCTATCGCTTCGGTGCTTCGCTGCGCTTCGCACTGCCTAACGGCATGCTCCATGCCCCTCACGCAAATGGACAACCTACCCTCGCTTGAATATGACCGTAAAAGCATCTTTGGATACAAACCTTATAGCAAAAGCAAAAATCAATATGAATACAACATTAGCAAAGACCTTCAAAAACCACACAAAAGGTAAAAATGTACTCACATATCCTATAAAAAAACTAGCTGCAACAAAAAGCACATTTTTAGCCAAATAAGTCTTTTGATAAGTAAAAGAAAAACGCCGCTGACACAGTAAAACATGTAAAACAACCATCAATATTTGAGTACACAATAAGGCTATTGCTGCACCCAAAGCATGATATTTGGGAATCAATATTCCATTGAGTAACAAGCTCATTATAGCCCCTACGAGAGTTATTTGTGAAAGTTTATCAAGCATCTCTGCGCTAGTTAGTAAAGTACCAAACATGTATATCAAAACGAAACCTATATAAGCCCACATTAACACAATAAATACAGGAGTAGCTAATTCCACAGATTGACTTCCTTTTGCTTTATATAGCAAAGACAAAATTTCACTAGCATAGAAAGTACAAGAACTTACAATTAACATCGTAATAAACAACATAACCACAAGCACGCTTTTTACAAAGGTTTCTAAAGCCTTCTTTTTATCTAATAGTCGGCTAAACATGGGGAACAATATAGTAGCAAACATAATCGGAATAGTGTTGCTAAAATCCATCAATCTGTAAGCAGAAGCATACACTCCAGCTATGTACTTACCAAAATCTTTTCCTTGAACATCTCTCAATAGCCACTCTAACATTACACTATCTATACGAGTGTAAATTGTCATAAAAAACCACAGCATTGCATACGGAATAGTTTTTTTGAGAATCTTTTGAGTACTTTCCAAAGAAAAATACACTTGTACGTAATGGCTTTTTTTGTGTAAAATAATCAAAGCAGTTAAAAAAGCAGCACAATAAGCAATTACTTGAAGATAGCCTAAAAAAAATATGTCAAATGTTGGGCGTAGCAACAGAACTACTAAGCATACAATTAAAATCAGTCTATCTAATACAGAAAGTAGAGAATCCTGCCTAAAATAATGTAGACCTTGAAACCCTGCTCTCATAAACAACAACAATGAAGTAAAAACCTGTGCTGTGCTAAGTACAGCCAACATTCTTAACTGCAAAGAGTTATAGCCTAATAGCATTGCAGCAAGGAATACAGACACAAAAAAGACAGGAACAAGGATTATTTTTACGCCAAGGGCTTCGGCAAAAAATTGTTTAGTATTGAGGTTATTTCGGGCTACTTCGCGAGTAGTCATTTGGTTGATACCTAAATCAAGCACAATTCCTAATATCATACACAAAGACAGTACTGTGCTATACAGTCCGTACTGCGTATCTCCTACTTTATTTTGAACCCAAATTTCGCACAAAACCCACAACGGCTTAATCGCTAAATTCAAAGCAAGCATAAAACTCACATTTTTGATAAAACTTTTTAGCATAGTGCAAAAGTATGGCTTTGCTCTCTTGCAAACAAGGTAAAGCCATAGCCAATTGGTAGTAAAATCATCAGCTAATTTCTTTGAGCAGCAGATCTTATTGCTTGTTTTAAGTTATCAAAATACAGAGACTTATTTCCAAGTACTTTGCAGGTAAGCTGTTTTTCATCAAATGAAAGTATAAATTAGCTTGTTTTTTAATTCAAGCGAAGATAATTACGCAGAAAGTTTAAGTTTTAATTTTTGGGCGTGCCCTTGTGGGCGTTTCGCTTGCGCTCATGCCCACAAGGTCGGCGTGCTTCGGGCTACGTGCGGAATGCCCCGACCCTTGCGTCAGCAAGGGGCACGCCCAAAAAAGATACAAACAAAAAATAACCTATAAAAACACTTTATAGGTGTACAGTTGGAGTAACATTTCTCTACTTTATGATTCCTTTGTCTTTCAAGTATCTGGCAAGTTCTTCATTACTTAAAACTTCGTCATACTTGCTATTCACTTTTTTGATTTTATTATCATCTATGATGTTTTGTAAAAAATCACGAAAATGCTGATTTTCAGTTGCCAATCTGTCCATCGCATCAATGTCTAGCTGTTTTTTATATGTTGCAGGAACAATTATCTGACTTTCTTCAATATTTTCTGCGTCAAGCTTAATTAGCCCAATACCAAAAGAATTTGTCAACCGTCTAACTTCCTCTATTACCTCCTCATCAATTTTCAAGGTAACCAAATAGCCCTCATTTGCCCAACTTGAATTAGATACAGCTTGAAAATAGGCTTCTCTAAGATTGGAGATGTCTAACTTAATTTTTAACTCAAACGAAAATAGTTTAATTGAGGAAATAGAAAAGTCGTTTTGAAATTCAATAATCACTTTTTCATATTGTCTAATTGGATCATTGAAAGAGAAATATACTCCTACCAAATCAGGATGCAGCCACTTATTATATCCTCTT is a window encoding:
- a CDS encoding class I SAM-dependent methyltransferase, with the translated sequence MSISIFVYAQKTKHKFRHSDKSSPTSFSIQNLESPNRDTYQKPDKVIEYLGNLEGKTIADIGAGSGYFSMRLAQKCSKVIAIDIDTALQKLLSQRIKQAEISNIELRTSSHDSPMLAENEVDIVFLVNTYHHIKNRAEYFKKVKKGIKQDGKLVVVDFFKVQTPVGPPVKHKVSIDETIAELKEAGFAHFELEVNLLPYQFILTAK
- the mraY gene encoding phospho-N-acetylmuramoyl-pentapeptide-transferase — its product is MLYYLFKWLDKVKDVPGTGIFQFISVRAAMAAIFAVLISMIFGKYVIAFLKKYQIGEIIRPDGPESHLSKQGTPTMGGIIIVVSIIFPVLLWAKLENSFIIMMLISTLFMGIIGFLDDYIKFRQKRNLPLKYFGFISAKRGIKGKVKVIGQVGLGLLIGATLYYNPNFKDEIRTITTTPFLKNNEFDYANLIRFIGPDYRKYAFVVFIPIIIFIVTAITNSVNLTDGIDGLAAGTSAIVGTTLGVFAYVSGNSLMAKYLGITYIPNSGEIVVYIAAFVGACVGFLWYNSYPAQVFMGDTGSLALGGGIAAVVICLKKELLVPVLCGVFFVESLSVVIQVSYFKYTKRKYGEGRRVFRMSPLHHHYEKAGIPEPKIVFRFWVVTLFCCILAVVLLKLK
- a CDS encoding oligosaccharide flippase family protein; its protein translation is MLKSFIKNVSFMLALNLAIKPLWVLCEIWVQNKVGDTQYGLYSTVLSLCMILGIVLDLGINQMTTREVARNNLNTKQFFAEALGVKIILVPVFFVSVFLAAMLLGYNSLQLRMLAVLSTAQVFTSLLLFMRAGFQGLHYFRQDSLLSVLDRLILIVCLVVLLLRPTFDIFFLGYLQVIAYCAAFLTALIILHKKSHYVQVYFSLESTQKILKKTIPYAMLWFFMTIYTRIDSVMLEWLLRDVQGKDFGKYIAGVYASAYRLMDFSNTIPIMFATILFPMFSRLLDKKKALETFVKSVLVVMLFITMLIVSSCTFYASEILSLLYKAKGSQSVELATPVFIVLMWAYIGFVLIYMFGTLLTSAEMLDKLSQITLVGAIMSLLLNGILIPKYHALGAAIALLCTQILMVVLHVLLCQRRFSFTYQKTYLAKNVLFVAASFFIGYVSTFLPFVWFLKVFANVVFILIFAFAIRFVSKDAFTVIFKRG
- a CDS encoding HTH domain-containing protein; translation: MNYLELAEQVIKQVNQPLTPNEIWEKAVELGLDQKLNSIGKTPWATITARLYVDVRDNPNTKFEIVGKRPTRFGLKGITQNSTNTILEQYQILKPESFTERDLHPLLVKFADTYHHFRGMKIKTIFHENSSKTKRGYNKWLHPDLVGVYFSFNDPIRQYEKVIIEFQNDFSISSIKLFSFELKIKLDISNLREAYFQAVSNSSWANEGYLVTLKIDEEVIEEVRRLTNSFGIGLIKLDAENIEESQIIVPATYKKQLDIDAMDRLATENQHFRDFLQNIIDDNKIKKVNSKYDEVLSNEELARYLKDKGIIK